Within Desulfovibrio psychrotolerans, the genomic segment CAGTGCCTGTGGCGGCCGGATGCAGGATTCTCTGCACCCACTGGAGCGGGGAGTATTCCTCGCCCAGAAAACGCACGCTGCCGCCATGGGCCTGTGCCACGCCTGCCACGACACAGGCAAGCTGCTCCTGCCCGTTGCCCGCCACGCCCACAATGGAGAAAATTTCACCCCGGCGCACGGCAAAGGAAATATCGCTGAATCCGGCACCGCACAGGTTGCGTGCCTCAAACACCTTTTCGCCCAGCGGCACGGGGGGCTTGTCCACGCGCAGCACCAGTTCGCGGCCCACCATGAGCCGGGCCAGTTCCAGCTTGTTGTTGATTTTGTCCGGTTCTGTCTGCGCCACGATGCGGCCACGCCGCAGAATGGCGATGCGGTCTGCCGCGCCGAGCACCTCTTCCAGCTTGTGGGTGATGAAGAGAATGCCCCGCCCGTCTGCGCGCAGTTTGCGGAAGACGGAGAAAAGCCCCTCTACTTCCGGCTGGGCGAGCACCGCTGTAGGTTCATCGAAGATGAGGACGCGGGCTTCCTGCACCAGCAGTTTGAGGATCTCCACCCTTTGCCGTTCGCCCATGGACAGGTCGCGCACGCGGGCCTGCGGGTCTACGTGCAGGCCGTAGCGGTCTGCAAGCTCGCGGATGCGGGCGGAAACGGTAGCGATGGTGTGCCGGGGGGTTCCCCTGCCTGCGCGGGCGGCGTCTGCAGCGAGCAGGATGTTTTCTGCCACGGTGAGGGGGCCCACGAGCATGAACCGCTGGTAAACCATGCCTATGCCGCGCTGCAATGCCTGTGCGGGGGAGGAGAAGTGCACAGGCTGCCCATCCAGCAACAACTCGCCTTCATCCGGGCGGTAGCGGCCCGCGATGATGGACATGAGTGTGGATTTGCCCGCGCCGTTTTCGCCCAGAATGGCGACAATCTGCCCCGCGTGCACCGCAAGGTCCACGCCGCTGTTGGCCGTGACCGGCCCGAACCGCTTGACGATGCCCCGGCATTCCAGCAGGGGTGCGGCGGTACCGGGGGATTCAGCGTCCTGCGCGGGGGCAGGGGGGGATACGGGCAGGGGGGCGGACATGGCTAGGCCGTCTCCGTGACCGGAACGGGCAGGATGCCCACGGCATGGACCGGGGCGGGCAGCAGGGGGGATTGGTCGCCCTCTATGGCGGCGCAGAAAATGCCTTCTATGACCGGGGGGGGCAGCTGCCGCTGGCGCATGACTTCTTCCAGCAGGTCTGCAAGGCTGAAGATGGTGCCGCCTGTGGAGACCACGTCATCCAGCAGGATGAAGCGCTTGCCTGTGGCCAGCAGGTTCATGTCGCGCTCGTACAGGGCGAGGAACTTGCCGCCGCTGGTGATGGATGAGGCGCCGACCTGCAGCACGGGGCGGCGGTCGGCTTCCATATGCGGTTTGACACGGTTGTAGGCCACGGCCATGGCCTCCAGCCCCAGTTCCTCTGCCACGACCTGAGCCAGTTGCAGCCCTTTTTCCACCACGGTGAGCAGCACCACGCCGGACATGTTGCCCACCACGGCGCGGACCTTGCGCGCCAGCAGCACACCGAGGTCGCGGTTCAGCCGCACCTGCCCAACCAGATTGAGCGATGCGATGCGCAGCACCTTGTCACCGGCGGGAACGCGCACCAGCGGCAGTTCCACAGTGTAGGGCAGCCCCTGTACATGCCACGGGAATTTATCCCCGGAATCCAGTCCCTGCAAAACGTCCATGCTTGCTCCTGCAATACGAAAAAACGGTGAGTACTCCGCTGTGCGGCGGGAGTGTTCCCATGCACCCGGAACGGGAGCGTGTCAATGCCGCCGCGTGGCACTGCGTAGTGTAGGCCAGACGGCGCGAGCCGTCAAAACAGGATGGACGGCGGTAGTCGTCAAAACAGGAAGGTGGCACCCGCCGTACAGGCAGAAGGGGCGTGACGGCGAACGGGCCGGAAAGCGTGTGCTCTCCGGCCCGTGTGCAAGACGTAGGCGGGGCCGGTTGTTTGACGTCGCCGGTTACTTGACGTCGCTGAGCGGAATGCCCAGTGCGTCGGCAATGCCCTTGCCGTAGGCGGGGTCTGCCTTAAGGCAGTTGCCGATGTGGCGCAGCTGAATCTCTCTTGGCGCATCGCCTATGGAGCGGGCGGTGTTGGCAAAGAGCAGTTGCTGCTGTGCGGGCGTCATCAGGCGGAACAGCTTGCCGGGTTGGCTGTAGTAGTCGTCATCTTCGCGGTGGTTCCAGTGGTCGGCGGCACCTTCCAGCGCAAGGGGCGGCTCGGAGAAGTCCGGCTGCTCCTGCCATTCTCCGTAACTGTTGGGTTCGTACCCGAGCGTGCTGCCGTGGTTGCCGTCTACACGCATGGCACCGTCGCGGTGATAGCTGTGCATCGGGCAGCGGGCGGCGTTGACCGGAATAAGGTGGTGGTTCACACCAAGGCGGTAGCGCTGTGCATCGCCGTAGGAGAAGAGGCGTCCCTGCAGCATTTTGTCGGGCGAGAAGCTGATGCCCGGCACCACGTTGGCGGGGTTGAAGGCTGCCTGTTCCACTTCCGCGAAGTAGTTTTCCGGGTTGCGGTTCAGTTCCATGACGCCTACCTCGATAAGCGGGTAATCCTTGTGGAACCAGACCTTGGTGAGGTCGAAGGGGTGGTAGGGGCAGGTGGCGGCGTCCTTTTCCGGCATGATCTGCACGTAGAGGGTCCAGCGGGGGAAGTCGCCTTTTTCGATGGATTCGTACAGGTCGCGCTGGTGGCTTTCGCGGCACTTACCGACAAGTGCTTCTGCTTCTTCATCGGTCAGGTTCTTGATACCCTGCTGGGTTCTGAAGTGGAACTTGACCCAGTAGCGTTCGTTCTTGGCGTTGATGAAGCTGAAGGTGTGGCTGCCGAAGCCGTGCATGTGCCGGTAGGTTGCGGGAATGCCCCGGTCGCTCATGACCACGGTGACCTGATGCAGGGCTTCGGGCAGCGAGGTCCAGAAGTCCCAGTTGTTTTTTGCGCTGCGCATGTTGGTGCGCGGGTCGCGTTTTACGGCGTGGTTCAGGTCCGGGAATTTGAGCGGGTCGCGCAGGAAGAAGACCGGGGTGTTGTTGCCCACGAGGTCCCAGTTGCCCTGTTCGGTGTAGAACTTGACGGCGAATCCACGGATATCGCGTTCCGCATCGGCTGCGCCGCGCTCGCCCGCCACGGTGGAGAAGCGCACGAACAGGTCTGTCTTTTTGCCGATATCCGAGAAAATCCTAGCCTTGGTGTAACGGGTTATATCGTGGGTGACGGTGAAGGTGCCGTATGCGCCGGAGCCCTTGGCGTGCATGCGGCGCTCCGGAATGACTTCGCGGTCGAAGTGGGCGAGTTTTTCCAGAAACCACACATCCTGCAGCAGCATGGGTCCCCGGGGACCGGCAGTCATGGCATTCTGGTTATCCGGAACGGGGGCGCCTGCGTTGGTGGTGAGTTTTTTCTTGGCCATCCGAAGACCTCCTTTTGTTTATGATTGCGGCATGCCGGCAGGGACTCTGCCGGGTAAGGCATCTATGGGTGTGAACTCCAGAAAGGGACTTATGGAGAATCATTATCCACAAAAAGGGATTATCGTCAACGGTGAGGAGAAATATTTTTGTCGCGCGCGGTGCTGCGCGGCATATTCGCATGCTCAGAGGGCGCTACTTTTGCGCCTATGGGGCGTTATGCCTTACTTTTGTGTGCACTTGGGGCACAGGCCGAAGATATCCAGCCGGAAGGAGGAGGCAGAGAACCCGGCCTTGCGCGCAAGTCCATCGGTGAGAGTTTCGATGTCGGCAAGCTCCGTGTCCATGATAACTCCGCACCGGGTGCAGATGAGGTGGGGGTGTGGGTGGGGACGGCGTGCATCGTAGCGGGAGCCGTAGTCGTGGAATTCCAGATCGAGGATCTCGTCCGCCGCCTTGAGCAGGTTGATGGTCTTGTAGACGGTGGCAAGGCTGACGGTGGGGTAGTGCGGCAGAATGGCCTGATGGATCTGCTCCGCCGTGGGGTGCCCCGGATGGTCTATAATTGCCTTGATGATGGCGATGCGCTGCGGCGTGAGGCGTTTGCCGAGCGATTTCAGGTGGGCGAGCACCTGTTTGAGGCGGTTCTGTGTGTCTGTTTTCTGCGTCATCGGGGATGGGTCCGTCATATGCGGGCGGCTGGTCTGCCCTTTGTTGTCTGCTGGAGTCCGTTGCCGGGTCTGGTATCGCCCATTGGCACATATTGCCAGCAGCGGCTGGTCACGGCAAGCGTCAACCTGACGGAGCGTGACAAAAATCCGGGCCGCAGGGCGGCCCGGATTAGGCAGTAAGGCAGCAGGTGGTCGGGATTATTTGGGAATGGTGCCGCTCACGCCTTCCACAAAGTAGGTCATGCCCAGCAGGTCGCCATCGGTGGCCTGTGCCCCTTCGGGAATGGCCACGGCACCGGATTGGTCCACGATGGGACCGGCCCAGATGCGGTCATCGCCCTTTTGCAGCTTTTCCATTTCTGCCAGCACCCTGGCCTGCACATCGGCAGGAACGGCGGCACCGAAGGGCGCAAGGCGTACGCCGTCCTTATCAAAGCCGCCCCAGTAGGCGCGGGGCTTCCATGTGCCGTCCAGCACGGAGGCAATGGTTTCTACATAGTAGGGCCCCCAGTTGATGAGCGTGGAGGTGAGCACGCACTGTGCGCCGTATGCGGCGGCATCGGTGCCGTAGCCCACGGCGGGTACACCCTGTGCGCAGGCAGCGAGGGAGCTTTCGGGCGTGTCTGCCATCTGACGGATAAGGTCATGCCCGCGTGCGGCAAGGGTTTCCGCAAGGGTGGTTTCCTTTATGGGGTCGGCCCACGAATTCATCCACACCACGGTATTCACCTTTTTGGGGTCGAAGTCGTGCCCGGCTTCAGCAAGGCCCTTTTTCAGACCGAGGGTGAAGGAGTTTATGCCGCGGATGGGTTCCGGGATGGGATGGGTGGCCACGGTGCCCACATTCTTGAAGCCCATGAGGCCCACGGTGTAGCCGGTGAGATATTCCGCCTGATACAGACGGACGAAATAGTTCCCCATGTTGTCGGCCATTTTGTAGCCGGAGCAGTGCTCGAACTTGATGTTCGGATATTCTGCGGCCACGCGTTCCATGGCGTCCATATGCGGGAAGGAGTTGCCGAAAATGATGTAGTAGCCCTGCTGCGCGTAGTTGCGGATGACGCGCTCCGCATCCTGCGGGCCCACGTTTTCGGTGATGGAGATATCCAGCTTGTCTCCCATCTTTTCTTTCAGATACGCAATGCCGTTGGCGTGGGCGGTGTTCCAGCCCCGGTCATCCACGGTGCCGAGCATGGCAAAGGCAACCTTGAGCTTGCCGGACTGGGCCATGGCGGGCAGGGCGGCGCACAGCACAAGGGCTGCTGCCATAAGAACAGATACGATACGCTTGTTCATGGTATGCTCCTGAAAAATGACTATGGGCCTTTTGCCCTGCCATGCGCGCGCGGCGTGCAGGCGGGCCGAGGCGGCTTTGGGCTGTGGCTCCGGCGGGCATTCTTCCGTGTGCCGCGCCGGTGCGCCCTGCGGGCAGGCGCACTCCCTTGCGGGCGGCGCGCTGTGCGGGGCGTTGCCTAGTTCAATCACTGGCGGGGCGGATTGTCAAATGTTCCTTCTGGTTCGCAGCATTTCCGTGCCGGGGGGCATTTTGCTGAACGCTTTCTTGCCTGTGCGGCAGGGGCGGGTGTATGCTGGCGTGG encodes:
- a CDS encoding ABC transporter ATP-binding protein is translated as MSAPLPVSPPAPAQDAESPGTAAPLLECRGIVKRFGPVTANSGVDLAVHAGQIVAILGENGAGKSTLMSIIAGRYRPDEGELLLDGQPVHFSSPAQALQRGIGMVYQRFMLVGPLTVAENILLAADAARAGRGTPRHTIATVSARIRELADRYGLHVDPQARVRDLSMGERQRVEILKLLVQEARVLIFDEPTAVLAQPEVEGLFSVFRKLRADGRGILFITHKLEEVLGAADRIAILRRGRIVAQTEPDKINNKLELARLMVGRELVLRVDKPPVPLGEKVFEARNLCGAGFSDISFAVRRGEIFSIVGVAGNGQEQLACVVAGVAQAHGGSVRFLGEEYSPLQWVQRILHPAATGTAVAYVPEDRHHVGSIAGMGLRENFFLTRRQDAGEGPWLDTARMERETRQAIARFGIVTHNAETPAGSLSGGNLQKLLLAREMARNPALFIAEQPTQGLDIKATEDVWAAMLAQREHSGVLLVTGDLKEALSLSDRIGVMFRGRLLDIIDTQDVERVERIGLLMAGTTTA
- a CDS encoding phosphoribosyltransferase family protein codes for the protein MDVLQGLDSGDKFPWHVQGLPYTVELPLVRVPAGDKVLRIASLNLVGQVRLNRDLGVLLARKVRAVVGNMSGVVLLTVVEKGLQLAQVVAEELGLEAMAVAYNRVKPHMEADRRPVLQVGASSITSGGKFLALYERDMNLLATGKRFILLDDVVSTGGTIFSLADLLEEVMRQRQLPPPVIEGIFCAAIEGDQSPLLPAPVHAVGILPVPVTETA
- a CDS encoding catalase, which gives rise to MAKKKLTTNAGAPVPDNQNAMTAGPRGPMLLQDVWFLEKLAHFDREVIPERRMHAKGSGAYGTFTVTHDITRYTKARIFSDIGKKTDLFVRFSTVAGERGAADAERDIRGFAVKFYTEQGNWDLVGNNTPVFFLRDPLKFPDLNHAVKRDPRTNMRSAKNNWDFWTSLPEALHQVTVVMSDRGIPATYRHMHGFGSHTFSFINAKNERYWVKFHFRTQQGIKNLTDEEAEALVGKCRESHQRDLYESIEKGDFPRWTLYVQIMPEKDAATCPYHPFDLTKVWFHKDYPLIEVGVMELNRNPENYFAEVEQAAFNPANVVPGISFSPDKMLQGRLFSYGDAQRYRLGVNHHLIPVNAARCPMHSYHRDGAMRVDGNHGSTLGYEPNSYGEWQEQPDFSEPPLALEGAADHWNHREDDDYYSQPGKLFRLMTPAQQQLLFANTARSIGDAPREIQLRHIGNCLKADPAYGKGIADALGIPLSDVK
- a CDS encoding Fur family transcriptional regulator, which translates into the protein MTQKTDTQNRLKQVLAHLKSLGKRLTPQRIAIIKAIIDHPGHPTAEQIHQAILPHYPTVSLATVYKTINLLKAADEILDLEFHDYGSRYDARRPHPHPHLICTRCGVIMDTELADIETLTDGLARKAGFSASSFRLDIFGLCPKCTQK
- a CDS encoding BMP family ABC transporter substrate-binding protein produces the protein MNKRIVSVLMAAALVLCAALPAMAQSGKLKVAFAMLGTVDDRGWNTAHANGIAYLKEKMGDKLDISITENVGPQDAERVIRNYAQQGYYIIFGNSFPHMDAMERVAAEYPNIKFEHCSGYKMADNMGNYFVRLYQAEYLTGYTVGLMGFKNVGTVATHPIPEPIRGINSFTLGLKKGLAEAGHDFDPKKVNTVVWMNSWADPIKETTLAETLAARGHDLIRQMADTPESSLAACAQGVPAVGYGTDAAAYGAQCVLTSTLINWGPYYVETIASVLDGTWKPRAYWGGFDKDGVRLAPFGAAVPADVQARVLAEMEKLQKGDDRIWAGPIVDQSGAVAIPEGAQATDGDLLGMTYFVEGVSGTIPK